A window of the Cellvibrio sp. pealriver genome harbors these coding sequences:
- the chrA gene encoding chromate efflux transporter, producing MDTPPPAVNLWQAIKFWLKLGFISFGGPAGQIAIMHQELVEQRRWISEKRFLHALNYCMLLPGPEAQQLATYIGWLMHRTWGGIIAGALFVLPSLFILIFLSWLYIAYGHLTLIAGIFYGIKPAVAAIVVQAAHRIGSRSLKNNWLWGIAAAAFVAIFALHLPFPFIVLAAGVIGWLGGKFAPQLFNASAKHQANQKNYGAAIIDDEPPTPEHAKFRPRRLIAVISCGLLLWIIPMLLLGTVFGWQHGFTQMAWFFTTAALLTFGGAYAVLPYVYQGAVTHYQWLTPAQMMDGLALGETTPGPLIMVVAFVGFVGAYSQQFLGSEHVFLAGAIAATLVTWFTFLPSFIFILAGGPLVESTQSNMHFTAPLTAITAAVVGVILNLALFFAYHTLWPQGVESGWLAQLDWIALAIGVIASALLFYWKLGIIKVLGICAVLGVAVKMFL from the coding sequence ATGGATACTCCACCTCCCGCTGTTAACTTATGGCAAGCAATAAAATTTTGGTTGAAATTAGGTTTTATCAGTTTTGGCGGGCCCGCCGGGCAAATCGCTATCATGCATCAGGAATTAGTGGAGCAGCGCCGTTGGATTTCTGAAAAGCGTTTTCTGCATGCACTCAATTACTGCATGTTGTTGCCAGGACCAGAAGCACAACAACTGGCGACTTACATTGGCTGGTTAATGCACCGCACCTGGGGGGGAATTATTGCAGGCGCACTGTTTGTATTACCGTCGTTGTTTATTTTAATTTTCTTGTCCTGGCTCTATATCGCTTACGGACATCTGACATTAATCGCAGGCATTTTCTACGGTATCAAACCCGCTGTGGCTGCGATTGTGGTGCAGGCCGCACACCGGATTGGTTCGCGCAGCTTAAAAAATAATTGGCTATGGGGAATTGCTGCCGCCGCTTTTGTTGCGATTTTTGCCTTGCACCTGCCCTTCCCCTTTATTGTATTGGCAGCAGGTGTTATTGGTTGGCTCGGTGGAAAATTTGCGCCGCAATTATTTAATGCCAGCGCCAAACACCAAGCCAACCAAAAAAATTACGGTGCCGCCATTATCGATGACGAACCCCCAACGCCGGAACATGCAAAATTCCGCCCCCGCCGTTTAATTGCCGTAATCAGTTGCGGATTATTGTTGTGGATAATTCCCATGCTGTTATTAGGAACAGTGTTTGGTTGGCAACATGGCTTTACCCAAATGGCGTGGTTTTTTACCACGGCTGCACTACTGACATTTGGTGGCGCTTATGCAGTGCTGCCTTATGTTTATCAAGGTGCTGTCACCCACTACCAATGGCTTACTCCCGCACAAATGATGGACGGCCTGGCGCTGGGTGAAACCACACCGGGACCATTAATTATGGTGGTTGCCTTTGTTGGATTTGTGGGTGCCTATAGCCAACAATTTCTGGGCAGTGAGCATGTGTTTTTAGCTGGGGCGATTGCCGCAACACTCGTCACCTGGTTTACGTTTTTACCCTCGTTTATCTTTATTCTTGCAGGCGGCCCTTTGGTGGAATCTACCCAAAGCAATATGCACTTCACTGCACCACTCACCGCCATTACCGCCGCGGTTGTTGGTGTGATTCTTAACCTCGCTTTATTTTTTGCGTACCACACACTTTGGCCGCAGGGCGTTGAATCCGGTTGGTTGGCACAATTGGATTGGATTGCACTGGCAATCGGTGTGATCGCCAGTGCGCTGTTATTTTATTGGAAGCTGGGCATCATCAAAGTGCTGGGCATTTGTGCAGTTCTCGGTGTTGCAGTCAAAATGTTCCTGTAA
- a CDS encoding phosphate ABC transporter substrate-binding/OmpA family protein: protein MSPKSHKHMHYNVALVDKLWNLKRLCEAHLKMHIPLNMVLKDEEYRTELLEKALSANNDELTQLVWEVRQMEDAIVTATHTGDEFKPRKKTRGGIKLNALSAVACSLLLILGGYLLRSFLPLDAGEVFVLQAITETRVKSAVAPTAPVYVPGTPLVRAGKPLFRVHGSNTVGEKLTPRLVESYLMARGATDIKTEQGRTPTEKAVTAQLNGRIEFIEIHAHGSSTAFTDLLQGKAELGMSSRRIKEQERELLLAKSGDLTEPGSEHIIGLDGLAIVVNTKNPVGQLSIPQLVKIFSGEITNWSELGGTDLPITLYARDENSGTWDSFKSMVLDSSSASLALTAKRFESSTELSDSVAKDEGAIGFIGLPYVRRAKLLAISTTKTSKAILPTHFTVSTEDYPLSRRLYFYLPQKNINNEAEEFVKFSATERGQSIVEDIGLVSQNIKTGQPFNNNFYPEEMRSLTARSQRLSINFRFKDGSDELDTKGISDLDRLVKYVEVNSPRRVQLFGFSDSEGDKAENIELSLRRAQVVEQHLIARGIYPLVARGMGEAAPLASSKSEEGRRMNRRVEVWIL, encoded by the coding sequence ATGTCCCCTAAATCCCATAAACACATGCATTACAACGTCGCCTTGGTTGATAAATTATGGAATTTAAAACGGTTGTGTGAAGCCCATTTAAAAATGCACATCCCCTTAAATATGGTGTTGAAGGATGAAGAATATCGCACCGAGTTGTTGGAAAAAGCCTTATCTGCAAATAACGATGAGCTGACCCAATTGGTGTGGGAAGTGCGGCAAATGGAAGATGCCATAGTGACTGCTACCCACACTGGCGATGAATTCAAACCACGTAAAAAAACACGCGGCGGCATTAAATTAAATGCACTTTCAGCGGTGGCCTGCTCGCTGTTGCTCATTCTGGGGGGCTATTTATTGCGGTCTTTTTTGCCGTTGGATGCTGGTGAAGTGTTTGTATTGCAAGCCATCACCGAAACGCGAGTGAAATCGGCGGTCGCTCCCACTGCACCTGTTTATGTGCCGGGTACGCCACTGGTGCGTGCGGGTAAGCCGCTATTTCGTGTGCATGGTTCAAATACTGTGGGCGAAAAATTAACGCCGCGCTTGGTTGAATCCTATTTAATGGCTCGCGGTGCAACGGATATTAAAACCGAACAAGGCAGGACTCCCACCGAAAAAGCGGTAACGGCACAGCTCAACGGGCGTATCGAATTTATTGAAATACATGCACATGGTTCAAGCACAGCGTTTACCGATTTGTTACAGGGCAAAGCGGAATTGGGTATGTCATCGCGTCGTATCAAAGAACAGGAGCGCGAGCTACTACTGGCCAAAAGTGGTGATTTAACCGAGCCTGGCAGTGAACATATTATTGGGCTCGATGGTTTGGCGATAGTTGTGAATACCAAAAACCCTGTTGGCCAACTTTCTATTCCGCAGTTAGTAAAAATATTTTCCGGCGAAATTACCAATTGGTCTGAATTGGGTGGAACCGATTTACCCATCACGCTGTATGCGCGCGATGAAAACTCCGGCACATGGGATTCATTTAAAAGTATGGTGCTCGATTCTTCCTCTGCAAGTTTGGCGCTTACCGCAAAACGGTTTGAGTCCAGTACCGAGTTATCTGATTCGGTAGCCAAAGATGAAGGCGCGATAGGGTTTATTGGTTTGCCTTATGTGCGCCGCGCAAAATTGTTGGCGATATCGACAACCAAAACCTCCAAGGCTATTTTGCCGACTCACTTTACTGTCAGTACCGAAGACTATCCGCTATCACGCCGTTTGTATTTTTATCTGCCACAAAAAAATATCAACAATGAGGCGGAAGAGTTTGTGAAATTCAGCGCAACTGAGCGCGGGCAAAGTATTGTGGAAGACATAGGTTTGGTATCGCAAAATATTAAAACCGGTCAGCCGTTTAACAATAATTTTTATCCGGAAGAAATGCGCAGCTTGACTGCGCGTTCGCAGCGCTTGTCGATCAATTTTCGTTTTAAAGATGGCAGTGATGAATTGGATACCAAAGGTATATCTGACCTTGACCGTTTGGTGAAATATGTTGAAGTGAATTCGCCCAGACGCGTCCAGTTGTTTGGATTTTCTGATAGCGAAGGCGATAAAGCAGAAAATATTGAGCTATCGCTGCGCCGAGCCCAGGTGGTTGAACAACATTTGATTGCTCGCGGGATTTATCCTCTGGTTGCACGCGGCATGGGGGAGGCAGCGCCTCTGGCGAGCAGTAAATCAGAAGAAGGGCGCAGGATGAACCGCCGTGTTGAGGTGTGGATTTTATGA
- a CDS encoding methyl-accepting chemotaxis protein, whose translation MFSNTKVAVRLAILASTLVILMIVIGGLGIQGMSDANQGMRTVYLDRVEPMRDLKEVIDNFALILVDVPQKTVKGLITPQEALQITNETLPATDKLWEHYLTTYLLDEEKRLIKQATPLIDRTHAQLADLKTWYANGNIDAVNQFTQTGIYPIFDPLNEVFTALNKFQVQIAKQEYDLSTQRYENTLMLNSIIIISSILVAIILSFLITRSLLKQLGGEPNYTADIIYRIAQGDLSVQVKTHANDQSSILFAIRQMVTRLSEIIGDVRSTADSLSSASEELSATAQSLSQAATQQAASIEETSAAMEEITASIGQNNDNAKVTDNIASKSAAEAKQGGDAVKNTVDAMRKIAQKISVIDDIAYQTNLLALNAAIEAGRAGEHGRGFAVVASEVRKLAGRSQTASKEIGELAGGSVKLAESAGQLLDTIVPEIRKTADLVQEISAASDEQTSGANQITTAISQISIATQQNSSSAEELYSTAEELTSQALQLQQMMEFFKTK comes from the coding sequence ATGTTTAGCAATACAAAAGTCGCGGTACGTCTGGCCATTTTGGCAAGCACACTGGTCATACTCATGATTGTTATCGGAGGTTTGGGGATACAGGGAATGAGCGATGCCAATCAGGGCATGCGCACCGTTTATCTTGACCGGGTTGAACCCATGCGCGATTTAAAAGAAGTGATCGATAATTTTGCGCTCATTCTGGTCGATGTCCCGCAAAAAACCGTCAAAGGTTTAATCACCCCGCAAGAAGCCCTGCAAATCACCAATGAAACCCTGCCAGCAACAGACAAACTATGGGAACACTATCTCACGACCTATTTGTTGGATGAAGAGAAACGCTTAATCAAACAAGCCACACCATTAATTGATCGTACCCATGCGCAATTGGCTGATTTAAAAACCTGGTATGCCAACGGCAATATCGATGCGGTCAATCAATTTACCCAAACAGGCATCTACCCTATTTTTGATCCACTGAATGAGGTATTCACCGCGCTCAATAAATTTCAGGTGCAAATTGCCAAACAGGAATACGACCTTTCCACCCAACGCTATGAAAATACCCTGATGCTGAACAGCATCATTATTATCAGCAGTATTCTCGTAGCGATTATTTTAAGTTTCCTGATTACCCGCAGCTTGCTCAAACAATTGGGCGGCGAACCTAACTATACCGCGGATATTATTTACCGGATTGCACAGGGCGATTTATCGGTGCAGGTAAAAACACATGCAAATGACCAAAGCAGTATTTTGTTTGCCATTCGGCAAATGGTTACGCGCTTGTCAGAAATTATTGGCGATGTACGCTCCACTGCCGATTCCCTTTCATCCGCATCCGAAGAACTGAGTGCAACCGCTCAATCACTGAGCCAAGCAGCAACCCAGCAAGCAGCGAGCATTGAAGAAACCAGTGCAGCGATGGAAGAAATTACGGCATCGATTGGGCAGAATAATGACAACGCAAAAGTCACTGACAATATTGCCAGCAAAAGCGCAGCTGAAGCAAAACAGGGAGGTGATGCGGTTAAAAATACCGTTGATGCAATGCGCAAAATTGCACAAAAAATTAGCGTGATCGATGACATCGCCTATCAAACAAATTTGCTCGCCTTAAACGCGGCAATTGAAGCAGGGCGAGCCGGTGAACACGGGCGCGGTTTTGCGGTAGTGGCCAGTGAAGTGCGTAAACTCGCAGGGCGCAGCCAAACAGCATCAAAAGAAATTGGTGAACTGGCCGGTGGTTCAGTGAAGCTAGCGGAAAGCGCAGGTCAATTACTGGACACCATAGTGCCCGAGATCCGTAAAACGGCAGACCTGGTGCAAGAAATTTCTGCTGCGAGCGATGAACAAACCTCAGGCGCAAACCAAATCACTACCGCGATTTCCCAAATCAGTATTGCCACCCAACAAAATTCTTCATCGGCGGAAGAGCTTTACTCAACGGCGGAAGAACTCACCAGCCAAGCGTTACAACTGCAGCAGATGATGGAGTTTTTCAAAACGAAATAG
- a CDS encoding glutathione S-transferase family protein, whose amino-acid sequence MFTLHIANKNYSSWSLRPWVLMRTLNIPFEEQIHPLDAGGSWNSYRHFSPNGRVPCLQDGDQTVWDSLAIVEYIAETYPQVWPADKAARAWARSASAEMHSGFQTLRNTCGMSCGHRIQLHAISAGLERDIQRINELWNQGLQTFRGPFLAGAYFTAVDAFFAPVAFRFQTYGLPLTGPAQDYLTRLLNVPAMQDWYASGLKETWREPEHEQEILAAGKLLADLRNK is encoded by the coding sequence ATGTTCACCCTGCATATTGCCAACAAAAATTACTCGTCCTGGTCACTGCGCCCTTGGGTATTGATGCGCACACTGAATATTCCGTTTGAGGAGCAAATACATCCCTTGGATGCAGGCGGTAGTTGGAATTCGTATCGCCATTTTTCACCCAACGGACGTGTTCCCTGTTTGCAAGATGGCGATCAAACTGTGTGGGATTCGCTCGCGATTGTTGAATATATTGCAGAAACTTATCCGCAGGTTTGGCCAGCAGATAAGGCTGCCCGTGCGTGGGCTCGCTCAGCCAGTGCGGAAATGCACTCAGGTTTCCAAACCCTGCGCAACACCTGCGGCATGAGCTGCGGCCATCGCATTCAACTGCATGCGATCAGCGCTGGTCTGGAGCGGGATATCCAGCGTATTAATGAATTATGGAACCAAGGTTTACAAACCTTTAGGGGGCCATTTTTAGCAGGTGCGTATTTCACCGCAGTAGATGCCTTTTTTGCTCCGGTCGCCTTTCGTTTCCAAACCTATGGATTGCCATTAACCGGACCGGCACAGGATTACTTGACACGCTTGCTCAATGTACCTGCGATGCAAGACTGGTATGCCAGCGGCTTAAAAGAAACCTGGCGCGAACCGGAACATGAGCAAGAGATTCTCGCGGCAGGAAAACTGCTTGCCGATTTACGCAACAAATAG
- the purK gene encoding 5-(carboxyamino)imidazole ribonucleotide synthase: protein MSQRIWVLGAGQLGAMLKHAGMPLALDVCPVDINEATAPALAPTDLVTAEREQWPETLVTHALAEHPRFINQNVFGRLADRKTQKELIDSLGIATAPWRNVCNDITANELRDQLGERVLLKRRTGGYDGRGQHWLRTDDDQVPDDWQGEAIAEQAINFDEEVSLVGVRNQQGECVFYPLTLNLHLNGILYASVAPLARLQPLQAQAEEMLGKILNALDYVGVMAMETFRVGDQLLINELAPRVHNSGHWTQAGASISQFEYHLRAVANMATPQPQVVGHNVMINLIGTDYNPQWRDLPCARVYWYGKDVRVGRKVGHINIVSSNITEVRETLVLLGDLLPADYYREAIDWSLNAIASL from the coding sequence ATGAGTCAACGTATTTGGGTTTTGGGTGCAGGCCAATTAGGTGCGATGTTAAAACACGCCGGTATGCCTTTGGCACTGGATGTATGCCCGGTCGATATTAATGAAGCCACTGCTCCGGCATTGGCCCCCACTGATTTAGTGACGGCCGAGCGCGAGCAATGGCCGGAAACACTAGTGACCCATGCACTTGCCGAACACCCTCGCTTTATCAACCAAAACGTCTTCGGGCGTTTGGCAGACCGCAAAACCCAGAAAGAATTGATCGATTCACTCGGCATTGCCACTGCGCCCTGGCGCAACGTATGTAACGACATTACCGCTAACGAATTGCGCGACCAACTGGGCGAGCGCGTGCTGTTGAAGCGCCGCACTGGCGGTTACGATGGCCGCGGCCAACACTGGCTGCGCACCGATGATGATCAAGTGCCTGATGACTGGCAAGGTGAAGCTATCGCCGAGCAGGCGATCAATTTTGATGAAGAAGTCTCGTTAGTCGGCGTGCGCAATCAACAAGGTGAATGCGTGTTTTATCCGCTCACCTTGAACCTGCATTTGAATGGCATCCTCTACGCGTCTGTTGCGCCACTTGCGCGTTTGCAACCACTGCAGGCGCAAGCGGAAGAGATGCTAGGTAAAATTCTCAACGCGCTCGATTACGTGGGCGTGATGGCGATGGAAACTTTTCGCGTAGGCGACCAATTATTGATTAACGAATTGGCACCGCGCGTACACAATTCCGGCCACTGGACACAAGCCGGTGCGAGCATCAGCCAATTTGAATATCACCTGCGCGCCGTTGCCAATATGGCAACGCCCCAGCCGCAAGTGGTTGGCCATAACGTGATGATCAATTTGATTGGTACTGACTACAATCCACAATGGCGCGACCTGCCTTGCGCGCGTGTCTATTGGTATGGAAAAGACGTGCGTGTTGGCCGCAAAGTCGGTCACATCAATATCGTCAGCAGCAACATCACCGAAGTGCGCGAAACCCTGGTGTTACTGGGTGATTTATTGCCTGCCGATTATTATCGCGAGGCAATTGATTGGAGCCTGAACGCAATCGCTTCACTGTAA
- the purE gene encoding 5-(carboxyamino)imidazole ribonucleotide mutase: MARKVAVIMGSKSDWATMQAAVEILEQMGVEYHTEVVSAHRTPQKLTEFAESAVENGYAVIIAGAGGAAHLPGMVAAHTRLPVLGVPVQSKALSGIDSLYSIVQMPKGVAVGTLAIGVAGAFNAGLLACQILAVTDPVLAIKIEQFRHDQTQAVLDNPDPRDQ, translated from the coding sequence ATGGCTAGAAAAGTTGCGGTGATTATGGGCTCCAAGAGTGATTGGGCCACTATGCAGGCGGCGGTAGAAATACTGGAGCAGATGGGTGTTGAGTACCATACTGAGGTGGTGTCTGCGCACCGTACCCCGCAAAAGCTCACTGAATTTGCCGAGTCAGCGGTTGAGAATGGCTATGCCGTTATTATCGCCGGTGCCGGTGGTGCAGCGCATTTACCGGGTATGGTCGCTGCGCATACGCGCTTGCCCGTACTGGGGGTTCCGGTACAAAGCAAGGCGCTGAGCGGAATCGATAGCCTGTATTCCATCGTACAGATGCCAAAAGGCGTCGCAGTCGGCACCTTGGCAATTGGTGTAGCGGGTGCGTTTAATGCCGGTTTGCTGGCTTGCCAGATTCTGGCAGTGACCGATCCGGTACTGGCGATCAAGATCGAACAATTCCGCCACGACCAGACCCAAGCGGTTTTGGATAATCCTGATCCTCGCGATCAGTAA
- a CDS encoding type II toxin-antitoxin system Phd/YefM family antitoxin, translating into METLTASDAKREFGDLLLKAQSAPVGINKNGKPVAVMLSYAEYEQLAAYKTEQLKAQIQQGIADLDAGRIASGNTVLERLRQRVK; encoded by the coding sequence ATGGAAACCCTAACTGCCAGCGATGCCAAGCGTGAATTTGGCGATCTTCTCTTAAAAGCTCAAAGTGCGCCCGTTGGCATTAACAAAAATGGAAAGCCAGTAGCGGTGATGCTCTCCTATGCCGAATACGAGCAGCTTGCCGCCTATAAAACCGAGCAACTTAAAGCACAGATTCAGCAAGGTATTGCGGATTTGGACGCTGGTCGCATCGCAAGCGGAAATACCGTGCTTGAGCGTCTACGTCAGCGAGTAAAATGA
- a CDS encoding type II toxin-antitoxin system RelE/ParE family toxin, producing MMPNFYFTEQAEKDLEAIIDFTFQRWGLAQSHNYIDDLESLAQILAENPLLGTEREELSQGLRSFPYQSHLLFYVLRKDGIAIVRVLHTSVDVARYF from the coding sequence ATGATGCCCAACTTTTATTTCACGGAGCAAGCCGAAAAGGATTTGGAAGCGATTATCGATTTTACCTTTCAACGTTGGGGTCTAGCGCAGTCGCATAACTATATAGATGATCTGGAGTCACTTGCCCAGATACTCGCGGAAAATCCTCTGCTGGGTACTGAGCGCGAGGAGTTGTCTCAAGGATTGCGCAGTTTTCCTTATCAAAGCCATTTGCTTTTTTATGTGTTGCGAAAAGACGGAATCGCGATTGTGCGTGTGTTGCATACGAGTGTGGATGTGGCGCGGTATTTTTAA
- a CDS encoding sodium-dependent bicarbonate transport family permease, with protein MPDIVVMFFLLGVIAGVAKSDLKVPKAAYDTLSILLMLTLGLKGGLALHGNVHWQLLPEVITVVLLGIAIPLALYPLLRAWVQLSSANSASIAAHYGSASAGTFAVALAFAEANNLSIAPQTTLYLVLLELPAIVVGILLYKKATGTGTSMKGIWHEAITSRGVVLLTGGVIIGYLYGPDGSKDIAPLFLGAFKALLALFLLEMGVCASRHLAPFPWQHWKLVSFALIAPFGLALVGMTAGIALGLPQGSVLILAALTASASYIAAPAAIQAAIKEADVGLAIFAALGVTFPLNVLLGIPVYHWMVGVMGGM; from the coding sequence ATGCCCGATATCGTTGTTATGTTTTTCCTGCTCGGCGTTATCGCCGGTGTCGCCAAATCCGATTTAAAAGTACCCAAAGCCGCTTACGACACGCTCAGTATCCTGCTCATGCTGACCCTTGGGCTGAAAGGCGGCCTCGCCTTACATGGCAATGTGCATTGGCAGTTATTGCCCGAAGTGATCACGGTCGTCCTGCTTGGCATCGCTATTCCGCTCGCTCTCTACCCGCTGCTGCGCGCATGGGTTCAACTCAGCAGTGCCAACAGCGCCAGTATCGCCGCACACTATGGTTCTGCCAGCGCCGGCACCTTTGCGGTAGCGCTTGCATTTGCCGAAGCCAACAACCTCAGCATCGCCCCACAGACCACGCTTTATCTGGTATTGCTGGAGTTGCCGGCGATTGTGGTGGGAATCCTGCTTTATAAAAAAGCGACAGGCACGGGCACCAGCATGAAAGGTATTTGGCACGAGGCAATCACCAGCCGCGGCGTAGTCTTGCTAACCGGCGGTGTGATTATCGGCTACCTCTACGGCCCCGACGGCAGCAAAGACATAGCCCCATTATTTCTTGGAGCCTTTAAAGCCTTGCTCGCACTGTTTTTGTTGGAAATGGGCGTGTGCGCCTCACGTCATTTAGCGCCTTTCCCCTGGCAGCATTGGAAACTGGTCAGCTTCGCGCTCATCGCACCGTTCGGATTGGCATTGGTCGGCATGACTGCAGGTATCGCCCTCGGCTTACCGCAAGGCAGCGTACTGATCCTCGCCGCCCTCACCGCCAGCGCCTCTTACATTGCCGCGCCCGCCGCAATCCAAGCCGCCATTAAAGAAGCTGATGTCGGCCTCGCAATTTTTGCAGCGCTGGGCGTGACTTTTCCGTTGAATGTGTTGCTGGGGATTCCGGTTTATCACTGGATGGTGGGAGTGATGGGTGGGATGTAA
- a CDS encoding LysR family transcriptional regulator, translating into MNIRHLTFRLLQVYIAVVRTGSISQAAAQLHLTQPTVSLQIKRLTEAVGDVLLEVRDGHYQPTFVGQELYHASLDALTRFEDFDSFLSDAALGRKGHFSIGVVTTAQYVLPRLLSPYAQQYPGVDVTFNIGNRGSVLQRFQNQLDDLYLFSHPPTGDHVVSGRFLRNPLVLIAPLHHWAAQKKSVQFAELADERFLMREPGSATRMMFENWLRENNIQLHKTLQIESNEVIRMSVESGLGLAVLSEHTLAQANTKVAIINVQDFPLTSHWYLVRHGDRRLPAAASNFIDFMNTHLDQWVEEKYIRNELSVLLGSH; encoded by the coding sequence ATGAATATCCGTCATCTAACGTTTCGGCTGTTGCAGGTCTATATCGCCGTGGTTCGCACCGGGTCTATCTCGCAAGCGGCGGCGCAATTGCATCTCACCCAGCCAACCGTTTCCCTGCAAATCAAACGTTTGACCGAGGCGGTAGGCGATGTGCTGTTAGAAGTGCGCGATGGGCACTACCAACCGACGTTTGTCGGGCAGGAGCTGTATCACGCGTCGCTGGATGCGCTCACGCGCTTTGAAGACTTTGACAGTTTTTTGAGTGATGCCGCCTTGGGGCGCAAAGGGCATTTCAGTATTGGTGTGGTGACTACCGCGCAATATGTGTTGCCGCGTTTGCTCAGCCCCTATGCACAGCAATATCCCGGGGTGGATGTGACATTTAATATCGGCAACCGTGGCAGTGTGTTGCAGCGCTTCCAAAACCAGTTGGATGATTTGTATTTATTTAGCCATCCCCCTACCGGCGACCATGTAGTGAGCGGCCGTTTTTTGCGTAACCCTTTGGTGTTGATTGCGCCTTTGCATCATTGGGCCGCGCAGAAAAAAAGTGTGCAATTTGCAGAGCTTGCGGACGAGCGCTTTTTAATGCGCGAACCGGGCAGTGCGACGCGCATGATGTTTGAAAATTGGTTGCGTGAAAATAATATTCAGCTGCATAAAACCTTGCAGATTGAAAGTAACGAAGTGATCAGGATGAGTGTGGAAAGCGGCTTGGGGTTGGCGGTGTTATCAGAACATACGCTGGCGCAGGCGAATACCAAAGTGGCAATTATCAATGTGCAGGATTTTCCACTCACCAGCCATTGGTATTTAGTGCGTCACGGCGACCGCCGACTCCCTGCTGCCGCCTCGAATTTTATTGATTTCATGAATACCCATTTGGATCAATGGGTGGAAGAAAAATACATCCGCAATGAGCTTTCCGTTTTACTCGGCAGCCACTGA
- a CDS encoding endonuclease/exonuclease/phosphatase family protein has translation MKYLAASLLLCVFSISFHAHSQTLDVMSYNVRCGACEAAENPNNWKKRKYLVAHLIKTHNPDVIGLQEAELYQVEDLVEMLDDYSWIGVGRDDGRDKGETTAILFRTARLSLQSQKTLWLSQTPQQPSRGWDATYRRTLTVAQLLDKASKNTLAIFNAHFDNEGETARQESAKLLQAEIAKVDAQTAVIVTGDFNCKADSKTYEIMNSFLTDAEKASSTPATGGNKTFNGFGENTETDNKIDFIFVSKKLKVLSHAVDTTLYNNLYPSDHYPIIVRTEKSVAAE, from the coding sequence ATGAAATACCTTGCAGCCAGTTTACTATTATGCGTTTTTTCCATCAGCTTTCATGCACACAGCCAAACGTTGGACGTGATGAGCTACAACGTTCGCTGCGGCGCGTGTGAAGCAGCGGAGAATCCGAACAATTGGAAAAAGCGTAAATATCTGGTTGCGCATTTGATTAAAACGCACAACCCGGATGTGATTGGTTTGCAAGAAGCAGAGTTATATCAGGTGGAAGATCTGGTAGAAATGTTGGACGATTATTCCTGGATAGGTGTAGGGCGCGACGACGGCAGGGATAAAGGTGAAACCACTGCTATTTTATTCCGCACCGCGCGCCTCAGCTTACAGAGCCAGAAAACACTCTGGCTGTCACAAACACCGCAACAACCGTCACGCGGGTGGGATGCAACCTACAGACGCACACTGACAGTGGCGCAACTGCTCGATAAAGCCAGTAAAAATACCCTCGCAATTTTTAATGCGCATTTTGATAATGAAGGCGAAACCGCGCGGCAGGAAAGTGCAAAATTATTGCAGGCAGAAATAGCAAAAGTGGATGCACAAACCGCGGTGATTGTTACGGGTGATTTCAACTGCAAAGCGGATTCTAAAACCTACGAAATCATGAACAGTTTTTTAACAGATGCTGAAAAAGCCTCTTCAACACCTGCAACCGGTGGCAACAAAACTTTTAATGGATTTGGTGAGAATACTGAAACTGACAACAAAATCGATTTCATTTTTGTTTCCAAAAAGCTCAAGGTATTAAGCCATGCAGTCGATACAACGCTGTATAACAACTTATACCCATCCGACCATTACCCTATTATTGTGCGCACAGAAAAATCAGTGGCTGCCGAGTAA